A DNA window from Citrobacter tructae contains the following coding sequences:
- a CDS encoding glucan biosynthesis protein D, translating to MNRRRFIKGSMAMAAVCGTSGIASLFSRAAYAAESDIADGKTVRFDFSVLQSMAHDLAQKPWGGAPRALPDTLAKLTPQAYNSIQYDAEQSLWNNVENRQLDAQFFHVGMGFRRRVRMFSVDDSTHMAREIHFRPELFKYNDAGVDTKQLEGQTDLGFAGFRVFKAPELARRDVVSFLGASYFRAVDDTYQYGLSARGLAVDTYTDSKEEFPDFTAFWFETVKPGATSFTVYALLDSPSVTGAFKFVIHCEKTQVIMDVQNHVYARKDIKQLGIAPMTSMFSCGNNERRMCDTIHPQIHDSDRLAMWRGNGEWICRPLNNPQKLQFNAYTDNNPRGFGLLQLDRDFSHYQDIMGWYNKRPSLWVEPRNQWGKGTIGLMEIPTTGETLDNVVCFWQPEKAIKAGDDLEFKYRLYWSAQPPVRSPLARVMATRTGMGGFPEGWAPGEHYPEKWARRFAVDFVGGDLKAAAPKGIEPVITLSSGEAKQIEILYVEPIDGYRIQFDWYPTSDSTDPVDMRMFLRCQGDAISETWLYQYFPPAPDKRQYVDDREMR from the coding sequence ATGAATCGCAGACGATTTATTAAAGGTTCAATGGCAATGGCCGCCGTGTGCGGAACCAGTGGTATTGCATCACTCTTTTCCCGTGCTGCCTATGCGGCAGAGTCTGACATTGCAGACGGAAAAACCGTACGTTTTGATTTTTCCGTACTGCAATCAATGGCCCATGATTTGGCGCAAAAACCGTGGGGCGGTGCGCCGCGCGCGTTACCAGATACGTTGGCTAAACTGACGCCGCAGGCTTACAACAGCATTCAGTACGACGCAGAGCAGTCTCTGTGGAACAATGTTGAAAATCGTCAGTTGGACGCGCAGTTCTTCCATGTAGGCATGGGTTTTCGTCGCCGCGTGCGCATGTTCTCGGTTGATGACAGTACGCATATGGCGCGTGAGATCCACTTCCGTCCTGAGCTGTTCAAATACAACGATGCGGGCGTGGATACCAAACAGTTGGAAGGGCAAACCGATCTCGGCTTCGCCGGTTTCCGCGTGTTTAAAGCCCCGGAACTGGCTCGTCGCGATGTCGTTTCCTTCCTCGGTGCCAGCTATTTCCGCGCCGTAGATGACACCTATCAGTATGGTTTATCAGCGCGCGGCCTGGCGGTAGATACCTACACCGACAGCAAAGAAGAATTTCCCGACTTTACCGCATTCTGGTTCGAAACGGTCAAACCGGGCGCGACCAGCTTTACGGTGTATGCGCTGCTCGATAGCCCAAGCGTAACCGGCGCGTTTAAATTTGTGATCCACTGTGAGAAAACGCAGGTGATCATGGATGTGCAGAACCATGTCTACGCCCGCAAAGACATCAAGCAGCTCGGTATTGCGCCGATGACCAGCATGTTCAGCTGTGGCAATAATGAACGCCGGATGTGCGACACCATTCATCCGCAAATTCACGACTCCGATCGCCTGGCAATGTGGCGTGGCAACGGCGAGTGGATCTGTCGTCCGCTGAACAACCCGCAAAAACTGCAGTTTAATGCCTATACCGATAACAACCCGCGCGGGTTTGGCCTGCTGCAGTTGGATCGTGACTTCTCCCACTATCAGGACATCATGGGTTGGTACAACAAGCGCCCAAGCCTGTGGGTCGAGCCACGTAACCAGTGGGGCAAGGGAACGATTGGCTTAATGGAGATCCCAACCACCGGTGAAACGCTGGATAACGTCGTCTGCTTCTGGCAGCCGGAGAAGGCGATCAAAGCCGGTGACGATCTGGAGTTCAAATATCGCCTGTACTGGAGCGCACAGCCGCCGGTACGTTCGCCACTGGCACGCGTCATGGCAACCCGTACCGGCATGGGCGGATTCCCGGAAGGATGGGCACCAGGCGAGCATTACCCGGAAAAATGGGCGCGTCGTTTTGCCGTTGACTTCGTTGGTGGTGACCTGAAAGCCGCAGCGCCGAAGGGTATTGAGCCGGTGATTACGCTCTCCAGCGGAGAAGCAAAGCAGATTGAGATCCTCTACGTTGAGCCGATCGATGGTTATCGTATTCAGTTTGATTGGTATCCGACTTCGGACTCAACCGACCCGGTAGACATGCGTATGTTCCTGCGTTG
- a CDS encoding LysR substrate-binding domain-containing protein translates to MEKNVLFNQRIRLRHLHTFVAVAQQGTLGRAAETLNLSQPALSKTLNELEQLTGTRLFERGRLGAQLTLPGEQFLTHAVRVLDALNTAGQALNRREEAHNDVVRIGALPTAALGILPAVIGPFHKQQMETTLQVATMSNPMILAGLKSGEIDLGIGRMADPELMVGLNYELLFLESLKLVVRPNHPLLQETITLSRVMEWPVVVSPKGTAPRQHAEALLQSQGCELPRGCIETLSASLSRQLTVDYDYVWFVPSGAVREDLRQATLVSLPVPTQGSGEPIGILTRVDVQLPSAAQILIAAIRKTVPF, encoded by the coding sequence ATGGAAAAAAATGTTCTGTTCAATCAGCGTATTCGCTTGCGCCACCTTCATACTTTTGTCGCCGTTGCCCAACAGGGGACGCTGGGGCGCGCGGCTGAAACCCTAAACCTGAGTCAACCCGCCCTCTCCAAAACACTCAACGAACTGGAGCAACTGACCGGGACACGACTCTTTGAACGTGGTCGCCTTGGTGCGCAGTTAACGCTGCCCGGCGAACAGTTTCTTACCCATGCGGTAAGAGTTCTGGACGCGCTCAATACCGCCGGGCAGGCATTAAATCGTCGGGAGGAAGCGCATAATGATGTCGTGCGTATCGGGGCACTGCCGACGGCGGCGTTGGGCATTCTTCCCGCCGTCATTGGTCCGTTTCACAAGCAGCAAATGGAGACCACGCTGCAAGTCGCTACCATGAGTAACCCGATGATCCTGGCCGGGTTAAAATCCGGGGAAATCGACCTCGGCATTGGCCGGATGGCCGATCCGGAATTAATGGTTGGCCTGAACTACGAATTATTATTTCTTGAGTCGCTCAAGCTGGTAGTACGTCCTAACCATCCGCTGCTGCAGGAAACCATCACGCTAAGCCGAGTGATGGAGTGGCCTGTCGTGGTTTCACCAAAAGGAACCGCGCCAAGGCAGCATGCGGAAGCTCTGCTGCAAAGCCAGGGATGTGAACTGCCGCGTGGTTGTATTGAAACGCTATCGGCATCACTGTCGCGCCAGCTGACGGTGGATTACGACTACGTGTGGTTTGTGCCTTCAGGCGCGGTGCGGGAAGATTTGCGCCAGGCCACGTTGGTGTCATTGCCGGTACCCACTCAAGGGTCTGGCGAGCCAATCGGCATTCTGACCCGCGTAGACGTGCAGCTTCCCTCTGCCGCGCAGATCCTCATCGCTGCAATCCGTAAAACTGTTCCTTTTTGA
- a CDS encoding VOC family protein has product MANTITADEIREQFSQAMSAMYQQEVPQYGTLLELVADVNLAVLENNPTLHEKLANADELARLNVERHGAIRVGTAQELSTLRRMFAIMGMYPVSYYDLSQAGVPVHSTAFRPIDDASLSRNPFRVFTSLLRLELIDNVALRQRAAEILARRDIFTRRCHELLDEFDAQGGFTSVQAQEFVHQALETFRWHQHATVDEETYHALHNEHRLIADVVCFPGCHINHLTPRTLDIDRVQSMMPECGIEPKIVIEGPPRREVPILLRQTSFKALEEAVLFAGEMRGTHTARFGEIEQRGVALTPKGRALYDELLSKAGTGKDNLTHQLHLQEVFKAFPDSEFLLRQQGLAWFRYRLTPSGEAHRQAIRPDDDPQPLIERGWLVAQPITYEDFLPVSAAGIFQSNLGNETQARSHGNASQDAFEQALGCAVYDEFTLYQEAQERSKRRCGLL; this is encoded by the coding sequence ATGGCGAACACCATCACGGCAGATGAGATTCGGGAACAATTTTCGCAGGCAATGTCAGCAATGTACCAGCAGGAAGTCCCGCAGTACGGCACTCTGCTGGAACTTGTCGCTGATGTGAATCTGGCGGTACTGGAAAATAATCCGACGCTGCATGAAAAACTGGCCAATGCGGATGAGTTAGCGCGGCTGAACGTTGAGCGCCACGGTGCGATCCGGGTGGGTACCGCACAGGAACTGTCCACACTGCGGCGGATGTTTGCCATTATGGGCATGTATCCGGTTAGCTATTACGATCTCTCTCAGGCGGGCGTACCCGTCCATTCCACCGCGTTTCGTCCCATCGACGATGCCTCACTTTCGCGTAATCCGTTTCGGGTGTTTACCTCGTTATTACGCCTTGAATTAATCGATAACGTGGCGTTACGCCAGCGGGCCGCAGAGATCCTCGCCAGGCGCGATATCTTTACGCGTCGTTGCCACGAACTGCTGGACGAGTTTGATGCGCAGGGCGGTTTTACGTCCGTGCAGGCCCAGGAGTTTGTGCACCAAGCGCTGGAAACCTTCCGCTGGCATCAGCACGCTACGGTAGACGAAGAGACCTATCATGCGTTGCACAACGAACACCGACTGATTGCCGATGTGGTGTGTTTCCCCGGTTGTCATATCAACCACCTGACGCCGCGCACACTGGATATCGACCGCGTGCAGTCGATGATGCCAGAGTGCGGTATTGAACCGAAAATCGTCATTGAAGGACCGCCGCGCCGCGAGGTTCCCATTCTGCTGCGTCAGACCAGCTTTAAAGCGCTGGAGGAAGCTGTTCTGTTTGCCGGTGAAATGCGTGGCACCCATACCGCACGTTTTGGTGAGATCGAACAGCGTGGTGTGGCGCTGACGCCAAAAGGCCGGGCGCTGTATGACGAACTCCTGAGTAAAGCTGGAACGGGCAAAGACAATCTGACGCACCAGTTGCATCTGCAGGAGGTGTTTAAAGCCTTCCCGGACAGTGAATTTTTGCTACGCCAGCAGGGACTGGCCTGGTTCCGCTATCGATTAACGCCGTCGGGCGAGGCGCACCGCCAGGCGATTCGCCCGGATGACGACCCGCAGCCGCTGATTGAGCGAGGCTGGCTGGTGGCTCAACCGATCACCTACGAAGATTTCTTGCCGGTGAGCGCCGCAGGCATTTTCCAGTCCAATCTGGGCAATGAAACGCAGGCGCGTAGCCACGGCAATGCCAGTCAAGATGCGTTTGAACAGGCGCTGGGCTGTGCGGTGTATGATGAGTTTACGCTGTATCAGGAGGCGCAAGAGCGCAGTAAACGGCGCTGCGGTTTACTTTAA
- a CDS encoding S-(hydroxymethyl)glutathione dehydrogenase/class III alcohol dehydrogenase, with product MKSRAAVAFGPGQPLKIVEIDVAPPKKGEVLVKITHTGVCHTDAFTLSGDDPEGVFPAVLGHEGGGIVVEVGEGVTSLQPGDHVIPLYTAECGECKFCKSGKTNLCQAVRATQGKGLMPDGTTRFSYNGEPIYHYMGTSTFSEYTVCAEISLAKVNPQAPLDKVCLLGCGVTTGIGAVHNTAKVKEGDTVAVFGLGGIGLAVIQGAVQAKAGRILAVDTNPEKFKLAGEMGATDFINPNDYDKPVQDVIVELTDGGVDFSFECIGNVNVMRAALECCHKGWGESIIIGVAGAGQEIKTRPFQLVTGRVWRGSAFGGVKGRTQLPGMVEEAMSGKIQLDPFITHRLPLEQINDAFDLMHQGKSIRTVIHFGDN from the coding sequence ATGAAATCACGCGCAGCAGTCGCATTTGGCCCCGGCCAACCGTTAAAAATTGTCGAAATCGACGTCGCACCGCCGAAGAAAGGAGAAGTGCTGGTTAAAATTACCCACACTGGTGTGTGCCATACTGACGCATTTACGCTCTCAGGTGACGATCCGGAAGGCGTGTTCCCGGCGGTGCTCGGCCATGAAGGCGGCGGCATTGTGGTTGAAGTGGGTGAAGGCGTCACCAGCCTGCAACCTGGCGATCATGTGATCCCGCTGTACACCGCTGAATGTGGCGAGTGTAAGTTCTGTAAGTCTGGCAAAACCAACCTGTGTCAGGCTGTGCGCGCGACCCAGGGTAAAGGTCTGATGCCAGACGGCACGACGCGTTTTTCTTACAACGGTGAGCCGATTTATCACTACATGGGCACCAGCACCTTTAGTGAATATACCGTTTGTGCAGAGATCTCGCTGGCGAAGGTCAACCCACAGGCACCGCTGGACAAAGTCTGTCTGCTGGGCTGTGGCGTAACCACCGGGATAGGCGCTGTCCATAACACGGCGAAAGTTAAAGAGGGCGACACCGTGGCGGTGTTTGGCCTGGGCGGTATTGGCCTGGCAGTGATTCAGGGAGCGGTACAGGCGAAAGCCGGGCGTATTCTGGCCGTTGATACAAATCCGGAGAAATTCAAACTGGCTGGCGAAATGGGCGCGACCGATTTCATCAACCCGAACGATTACGATAAGCCTGTGCAGGACGTGATTGTTGAGCTCACCGACGGTGGCGTGGACTTTAGCTTTGAGTGCATCGGTAATGTTAACGTGATGCGCGCCGCGCTGGAATGCTGCCATAAAGGGTGGGGCGAGAGCATCATCATTGGTGTGGCGGGTGCCGGTCAGGAGATCAAAACGCGTCCGTTCCAGTTGGTGACCGGGCGTGTCTGGCGCGGCTCGGCGTTTGGCGGCGTAAAAGGACGCACCCAGTTGCCAGGTATGGTCGAAGAAGCAATGAGCGGAAAAATTCAGTTAGATCCGTTTATTACGCATCGCCTGCCGCTGGAGCAGATCAACGACGCGTTCGATTTAATGCATCAGGGCAAGTCTATTCGTACCGTTATCCACTTTGGCGATAACTGA
- a CDS encoding manganese-dependent inorganic pyrophosphatase, with amino-acid sequence MIHVIGHLNPDSDAICTAAMTARWLTLRGQQATAWRAGEPNRETQFIFEHAGLMMPELLTFPLTDSDVWLVDFTEPAQGPDSLTESNVVGIIDHHRLGGLVTRLPPEVWVKPVGSSATLLWQLMSEDERSQISSAEAVLLLGAILSDTVTLRSPTTTPDDRLAVDALVKKTGVSLDTFSRDLLSAKTSVEGMSARQLLNKDCKTFTIHGHQVCVAQLELYALDQVAPVLDDLRQEMVRYAEERHAALVVLMLTDINKGDTSLWFAGTELADIAQPCKVEGMLSRKKQMLPWLENHLKPRQ; translated from the coding sequence ATGATACATGTAATAGGGCACCTTAATCCTGATAGCGATGCCATCTGCACCGCCGCGATGACCGCTCGCTGGTTGACCTTACGCGGTCAACAGGCAACGGCGTGGCGCGCGGGGGAACCTAACCGCGAAACGCAATTTATCTTTGAACACGCGGGTCTCATGATGCCCGAACTGCTGACGTTTCCGTTGACCGATAGCGATGTCTGGCTGGTTGATTTTACCGAACCCGCTCAGGGACCGGATTCCCTGACTGAAAGTAACGTCGTCGGTATTATCGACCATCACCGACTCGGTGGTTTAGTCACTCGTCTGCCGCCGGAAGTGTGGGTCAAACCAGTCGGCAGTAGCGCGACGTTGCTATGGCAACTGATGTCGGAAGACGAGCGTAGCCAGATCTCTTCCGCCGAGGCCGTTTTGTTGTTGGGTGCCATTTTAAGTGACACTGTCACTCTACGTTCGCCCACCACCACGCCTGACGATCGCCTGGCGGTGGATGCACTAGTTAAAAAAACCGGGGTGAGTCTGGACACGTTTAGCCGCGATCTGCTGTCGGCCAAAACCAGCGTGGAAGGCATGAGCGCCCGACAGCTTCTGAATAAAGATTGTAAAACGTTCACTATTCACGGGCATCAAGTCTGCGTGGCGCAACTCGAACTGTACGCGCTGGATCAGGTTGCGCCGGTGCTGGACGATTTGCGTCAGGAAATGGTGCGCTATGCTGAAGAACGTCACGCCGCGCTGGTGGTTCTGATGCTGACGGATATCAACAAAGGTGACACCAGTTTGTGGTTTGCCGGAACGGAGCTGGCTGACATCGCGCAACCCTGCAAGGTCGAAGGGATGTTAAGCCGCAAAAAACAGATGCTACCGTGGCTGGAAAATCATTTAAAACCGCGCCAGTAA
- a CDS encoding methyl-accepting chemotaxis protein, with product MDNTTSMQAQHKLGFLHQIRLVPLFSSILGGILLLFALSSGLAGYFLMQADRDQRDVTDEIQVRMGLSNSSNHLRTARINMIHAGAASRIAEMDDMKANIAEAEKRIKQSQDGFNTYLSRAVKTTAGEALDAELSASFKAYVDGLQPMLKYAKNGMFEAIINHENEQARPLDSAYNKVLLKAIEIRTARANHLSEQAHQRTQLGMAFMLGAFILALALTLMTFMVLRRTVIHPLLRAAQRIEQISAGDLTMQDEPTGRSEIGRLSRHLQTMQHSLVKTVGTVRQGAEEIYRGTSEISMGNTDLSSRTEEQAAAIEQTAASMEELTATVKQNADNAHHASKLAEDASGKASRGGQMVSGVVQTMGNISTSSKKISEITAVINSIAFQTNILALNAAVEAARAGEQGRGFAVVASEVRTLASRSAQAAKEIEGLISESVRLIDQGSGEVVAAGNTMTDIVDAVKRVTDIMLEIAAASDEQSRGIVQVSQAISEMDKVTQQNASLVEEASAAAASLEEQAARLTQAVGTFRLQGGSVKKRVPLAATPVYSPPPSATSQTENWETF from the coding sequence ATGGACAACACAACATCGATGCAGGCCCAGCATAAACTGGGCTTTCTGCATCAAATCCGACTGGTTCCGCTGTTTTCCTCCATTCTCGGTGGCATCCTTCTGCTGTTCGCCTTAAGTTCGGGGCTGGCGGGTTATTTTCTTATGCAGGCCGATCGCGATCAGCGCGATGTGACCGATGAAATTCAGGTCAGGATGGGGTTATCTAACAGCTCTAACCACTTGCGCACCGCACGTATCAATATGATCCATGCCGGCGCGGCGAGCCGTATTGCCGAAATGGACGATATGAAGGCCAATATCGCGGAGGCGGAAAAGCGGATTAAGCAATCACAGGACGGTTTTAATACTTATCTGTCACGGGCGGTGAAAACAACCGCCGGAGAAGCGTTAGACGCTGAATTGAGCGCAAGCTTTAAGGCATATGTCGACGGTTTACAACCGATGCTCAAGTATGCCAAAAACGGCATGTTTGAAGCGATCATCAACCATGAAAATGAACAGGCCAGGCCGCTGGATTCCGCCTACAACAAGGTGCTACTGAAAGCCATTGAAATTCGTACTGCAAGGGCGAATCATCTCAGTGAACAGGCTCACCAGCGCACGCAACTCGGCATGGCCTTTATGCTGGGCGCATTTATTCTGGCGCTGGCCTTGACGCTGATGACGTTTATGGTGCTGCGCCGTACCGTTATCCATCCGCTGCTGCGAGCAGCCCAGCGCATTGAGCAAATTTCCGCGGGCGATCTGACTATGCAGGATGAACCGACCGGGCGCAGCGAAATTGGTCGCCTGAGCCGCCATCTGCAGACAATGCAGCATTCGCTGGTGAAAACCGTGGGAACGGTGCGCCAGGGAGCAGAGGAAATCTATCGCGGCACCAGTGAAATCTCCATGGGGAACACCGATCTGTCCTCACGAACCGAAGAACAGGCGGCGGCGATTGAACAAACGGCGGCCAGTATGGAAGAACTAACGGCCACGGTGAAACAGAATGCCGATAACGCACATCATGCCAGCAAACTGGCGGAAGATGCTTCCGGTAAAGCCAGCCGGGGTGGTCAGATGGTCTCTGGCGTGGTGCAAACCATGGGCAATATCTCGACCAGTTCGAAGAAAATCTCCGAAATTACTGCCGTCATCAACAGCATTGCTTTCCAGACCAATATCCTGGCGCTAAACGCGGCGGTCGAAGCGGCGCGGGCAGGTGAACAGGGACGCGGCTTTGCGGTGGTGGCCAGCGAAGTGCGCACGCTGGCAAGCCGTAGTGCCCAGGCGGCAAAAGAGATTGAAGGGTTGATCAGCGAATCCGTGCGGCTGATTGATCAAGGCTCCGGTGAAGTGGTAGCTGCAGGCAATACCATGACGGATATTGTCGATGCGGTAAAACGCGTGACCGATATTATGCTGGAAATTGCTGCAGCCTCCGATGAACAAAGCCGGGGTATCGTGCAGGTGAGCCAGGCGATTTCAGAGATGGATAAGGTGACGCAGCAAAACGCCTCGCTGGTTGAGGAAGCGTCTGCCGCAGCGGCTTCGCTGGAAGAGCAGGCGGCGCGTTTAACCCAGGCGGTCGGCACGTTTCGTCTGCAGGGTGGCAGCGTGAAAAAACGCGTTCCCCTTGCCGCCACGCCAGTTTATTCACCGCCGCCATCGGCAACATCCCAAACAGAAAACTGGGAAACGTTTTAA
- a CDS encoding metal/formaldehyde-sensitive transcriptional repressor — protein sequence MPHSPEDKKRILTRVRRIRGQVDALERALESGEPCLAILQQIAAVRGASNGLMGEMVEIHLKDELVSGETTPDQRAVRMAEIGHLLRAYLK from the coding sequence GTGCCGCATTCACCTGAAGATAAAAAACGCATTCTCACGCGTGTCCGTCGTATTCGCGGGCAGGTTGATGCGCTTGAACGCGCGCTGGAGTCCGGCGAACCCTGTCTGGCGATCCTGCAACAAATCGCTGCCGTGCGCGGCGCATCCAACGGCCTGATGGGCGAAATGGTTGAGATCCACCTGAAAGATGAACTGGTCAGCGGGGAGACTACCCCAGACCAGCGTGCCGTGCGCATGGCTGAAATCGGCCATCTTCTGCGCGCTTATCTAAAATAA